From Anomalospiza imberbis isolate Cuckoo-Finch-1a 21T00152 chromosome 22, ASM3175350v1, whole genome shotgun sequence, a single genomic window includes:
- the LOC137486674 gene encoding somatotropin has protein sequence MAPGSWLSPLTIAVITLGLQWPQAAATFPAMPLSSLFANAVLRAQHLHLLAAETYKEFERSYIPEDQRHTNKNSQVAYCYSETIPAPTGKEDAQQKSDMELLRFSLVLIQSWLTPVQYLSKVFTNNLVFGTSDRVYEKLKDLEEGIQALMRELEERSPRGPQVLKPTYEKFELHLRGEDALVKNYGLLSCFKKDLHKVETYLKVMRCRRYGEGNCAL, from the exons ATGGCTCCAG GGTCCTGGCTCTCTCCTCTGACCATTGCTGTGATCACGCTGGGGCTGCAGTGGCCACAGGCAGCTGCCACCTTCCCGGCCATGCCCCTGTCCAGCCTGTTTGCCAACGCTGTGCTGAGGGCTCAGCACCTTCACCTCCTGGCTGCCGAGACCTACAAGGAGTTT GAACGCAGCTACATCCCAGAGGACCAAAGGCACACCAACAAAAACTCCCAGGTAGCCTACTGCTACTCGGAAACCATTCCTGCTCCCACGGGGAAGGAGGATGCCCAGCAGAAATCG GACATGGAGCTTCTCCGGTTTTCCCTGGTTCTCATCCAGTCCTGGCTGACCCCAGTGCAGTACCTGAGCAAGGTGTTTACAAACAACTTGGTTTTTGGCACCTCAGACAGGGTTTATGAAAAGCTAAAGGACCTGGAAGAAGGGATCCAAGCTCTGATGAGG gagctggaggagcggAGCCCGCGGGGTCCACAGGTGCTCAAACCCACCTACGAGAAATTCGAGCTCCACCTGCGTGGCGAGGACGCGCTGGTCAAGAACTACGGGCTACTGTCGTGCTTCAAAAAGGACCTGCACAAGGTGGAGACCTACCTGAAGGTGATGAGGTGCCGCCGCTACGGAGAGGGGAACTGCGCCCTCTGA